The genomic DNA AGTTTGTTGTAATctacaaaaacaagtttgtttttttcctcggTTGAGCATATACAAACTTGAACATGTAGCATAATGCAACAATTGATGTGTGGGTTTGCAGAGGCTGCTCCAGAAGTGGGGGTTGTGTGAGACAAAACCAAAAGGGGGAAGTGTGCGTTAAGGGAGTGTATCTTTAGTTCTTTGGCCGAATACAACACTTATGACATTTTTTGGCTAAGTTAACAGCTACAGACTACGACAGACTGCAGgataactttacaaacattaaGGGACTGACTTTTGTTACATGCAAACACCAATTGATAACTGCATGATAAATACAGACATGGTGAGAAAAATTTGAAATATACAAGAATATCAACAAAAATATCTGAATGaaattctgcaaaaaaacaagcactACTTTAACACTGACATCTTTTCACCAAGGCTCTGCACAGGAATTGAGCGGCAGTACACTTAATTTACACCATGATGATGAATTTTCCATCAATGGCAAATCACATGCAATCCAAAACGTGGGGGTTGATCTGAAAGGATAAACTGTGACCCATTGCACCACTACTTCTTTCCCTCCTTAAATAGTATAATTTTGCTGTAGACACTGGACAGTGTGTACGTGTTACCTGTTGTACAGTTTGAGATGTGACAATGGTGGTAACCGTGCCTCCCTGCTGCACCACCACTCCTTGCTGATGACCAGGATACACAGGCTGGCCGTGCAGGTAGCTGGCTGTGGGTTCAGTGTATGCCTTGTGAAACACAAAGTACAATATCATCAGATGTTACTTGAGGAATACAGAAATCTATTATCATGTATTTGTTGCATTGTGTTGCAGTTTTAATGCTAATAATTATATACACAGTGGATGTAAAACTTTTAGCAAAACAATACTATGATTGTTGAGGTGAGATGACGTTGCCCATTGTCCTAGATATTTGATCTTGCCTTACTTTAAAGTAAAGCTTCTTCTTCAATCTAAAATATTTTCTGAATCctaaatattttgttatttttaaatgatgaagtaattttaaaattctgttaaacTGAGCAGTCATTTCTTAAATGTTCTTTAAGTAGAACCTCATCATATTTTAATCAGGTTTCTATACCAAAGTGGAATGAATAAATTGTTTGGCTTTCCAGCGTGGTACCCTACCTGTATAACGGGAGTGTTTGCCTGAGGGTAGGCGGTGGGGATGCTGTATATGGTTTGGCATGGCTGGCCCTGGTAATAGATGGCTGTCTGTGTCTGGGCCTGTGGTGGGGCTGTGGCATACTGCTGTGCAGGCTGCGTCTGCACCGTCACTGCCTGCTGAGTGCTGGGATCCCACAGAGTGGTGTAGCTCTGAGTGGCCGCCTGGGCAGGTACAGAGAGGACAGCTACACCGGCATCCTGGGTTCCTACAGCTGGCTGGGCGTACTGTTGGGGGTCTCCAGCGGTGAGGTTAGTGGTAGTGATGTGCTGAGAAAGAGTAGGAACTGGAGCGGTCTGGGAAGTAGGGGATGGAGAGGTTAGTCCGAGGTCTGAGATAAGACGCTGGGGAGGCGTCTGTTCATAGTTTATGCTGGGATCAACAGCAGGGGTAGGCAACAGTACTTTGCCTGCGTTGGGGTTGGAGGGATCCACAAAGGTCTGGATGGGATATCCAGGAGGGTAGGTGATGAAGCCAGGGCTGGAAACATAAGCCAGAGCAGGGTCATAGGCCAAagtctgaagctgctgctgctgctgctgttgttgaagCTGTTGTTGCTTCTGGGCTTCCCGCTGAGCAACCTCCTGCTCAAACAGCTTTCTGCGCTCTTCTGTGGACAGTTTGTTACGCTCCTTGCCACCAACTCCCCTTGGGGTCTTGTTGTTAGATGGATCAAACCTTAAAAACCAGACAACAGTTGGATTCCAAAACTTGTCCATGACTCAAAGCTGTACAAAGACTACACTACACATGGAAGacaatctgaaatgtttttccAGTCACAAGCTTTCTTACCGTTCCTCAGTGCGTCGGCTCCTCTCGTAGGATGAGGGTGGTGGTGATGCTGAGCGTCTCCTTCGTCTTTCTGTGCTGCGCGGAGTTTTGTCAGAGCCTCGATCAcggtctctgtctctgtctcgatCTCTGTCGCGATCTCTGTCGCGATCTCTGTCGCGATCTCTGTCACGATCTCTGtccctgtccctctctctgtccctgtccctctctctgtccttgtccctctctctgtccctctccctTTCCCAGTCTCGTTCCCTGTCTCTGTCATaatctcggtctcggtctcgttccCTCTCCTtgtctcgctccctctctcgtTCTCGACTACCAGAAGCTCTGCGTGGAGTCAAAGCTGTGTCACGATCTCTGCTGCGATCTGAGAGAACATTTAATCAGGTAAATCATACTGAAAATACATCTAATAGATACaccattgtttttgtttttattactaaaCTCACCGTTTGCTTCCTTTTCCACTTGACTCTTCTTTGGTATTCTGTACACCTCCTGAAAGGACAAGAACAACTGTATAACAACAGTTATATCCAAACAGataccaaccccccccccacctgtctGACAAGGATAggctcccactgtgaggtgcaggtcaagagaatatccggagcagtcctactgaaattatctagatattttcaggagtgcatatgtgaaaacagctttaaagaGTAATAGGCTTCTTTCAATTTTTCATGCATGCTTTACAATGTCTACCTTTAAAAGTGAATCTTTTTGAGCTCACCTTCAGGTCCTTCCAGCTGTCCAGAAGTCTGGCAGCCATGCCACTAATGTCCAAGGCACTGAGTTGGGTCTCCTGACTCCTGTCACTCTCAACATCTGAGacaccctcctcttcatcctgagAGGGGGTTCCTATCACTGGCGGGTCCACAGGGGGTGCTGTGATCTCAGAGGGCATACTGACTTCAGTGGTGTCAGAGTTTGGGGCAGCTTCAAGGATGGATTCAGCAGGTTTTACCtcactgacaggaggaggaggaggagggggaggaggagggggtggaggaggattCTCAGTCTCTTGTGTGTTTGCCTGGGCTTCTTCACTCTCTTGGGGCTGTTCAGGTGGAGGATCTGTTACATCTGTTTTGACAAACTCACTCTCTGGCTCCTGAACTTTAACGTCAGGCTGTTCTTCTTCCAGTTCAGCTTTTTCTGTCACTACCTGACTGGTCTGCTCCTCCTGGCTTTCCTGTTCTTCACTTGGCTCTTTATGCCCTTCAAGTTCTTCTGTCTGACCCTCACTGGTGTCCTCTTGTACCTCAGTTTCCTTCTCCGAATCCACCTCCATTTTTTCTTCATCCTCGTCAGTTTGAGGTTGATGTGGAGTGCTTGAATTTGTCACTgcctcctcctgtttctcctctttcacaGTCTCTTCCATTGAAGCTTTCTCTGGATCTTCAGCCGCACACCCCGGGTCTGCCTTCACCTGTTTGCCGTCATGTGAGGAttcatcttcttcctcatcatcatcatcctcatcttcctccttccCGTCAGATGCTTTGCTAGCGTCGGATAGTGCGCTGTCCAGACTGTTTTCACTGATGATTTTAAGGCGGCGGTACACAGCAGGTTTGGACGAGTCACCTTCCATTTCTGTTCCCAGTTTGGAGGAACCATCAGGAGTGTTGAGCGGGGTTTGAGCTCGGGAAGTGTTTTCACTGGAGTAACCGTCCATCTCAGTCGGCTGAGAGTGACTTTTTGTCTGGGCCCATCGCTGGATGAAGGTTAGGACTCTGCTCTCCTCTAGCATGTTCTTGGTAGAGATAGGCAGCACTGCCAAGGTCTTCataatctgtaaataaaataataatatcgGTGAACACACAGTGGCTGAAGAGGctctggaaatgttcaactgCCAAGTAACTTAAGCAGAATGTGACACCATTATGAATATTATAAAACAAAGTTTATGACTTGTTCACCTCTAACTGCAGCTTGTTGTTATTAGCACTGTTCCCTTTAGCTTCAGAAATCTCCACCATGAAGATCCACAGCAAAGACAACCCATGATGGTCCAGGAACTGCTTCAGGCATGTTGGATTTTGAGTATCCTGTGAGTATCAcaaaaatataatgaaatgccctgcatgataaaaacaaccATCAACAACATAAACTAGGCATAAACCAGTTAGGTCATACTTGTATGAGCTTAAGGCAGATGAGTTTCTGCTCCATGGTTTCTACTCGGACcatcagtctgcagagagacaccACCTGCTTCTCATCGTACAGGCCTTCTCCATTCTCCAGTAACGCCTCCAGCTCCTCATCAACCTGAGAAAGGTcaaagtgatgatgtcatcaaataGGACACCCTTGCCCAAGAGAAACTGGTGCAGAGACATTTTTGGCTGTACACTTTAAATACAGAGCTAACACTGGtgcaatatatattttgtattatttagttGTAGTGATTCTCATGAGGAGGTGTAGCTACATTGACATTACTGCCAGTTGGGTGTAATCAATGACAAGACACAGTTTCAAACAGGGCAGAGACGACTGACCGTGGTGAGAGCGCTCTTTCGACTGCGGTCTTTCTTCATCTTCCCCCCAGCTGCCCGAACACTAACTCTGTTCTCCCCACCCAGGAAGCCTCTGCAGCTGGCTGCCCCACAGAAGCATTTCTGTGCTTCTTTGCTGTAGAAAGAGTTTAAACAGAAGTTAAATCACTATTGCTAAACCATCACTGAGAAGATTGAACAACCACTTATTAAAAACCTATCTATACCACCAATAATATAAAAGTGGTTTTAGAACAAACTTAGATTGCTCAAAATACTCAGAAAGTGTGGAGGAAAACTCCAGTGAAACGTTACCCGTATCTCTGAAACTGGTAATCAAACGTCAGCTCAGTTCCGGCAGCGACAGCCTTGGTGGTGAAGAAACCAACTCTAAGCTGGCCATTGACGGTCCACTAAAGTGGGATAAAAATCATCATCAGGTGAGTCAGCTTTCGGGAAGGTAACCTGAAAGAGTGTTACTTGTTTCTATTCTTTGACACTGTACCTTTTGGGTCTCACAGTTAGGCTCGCAGCTATGGTTCATAAACCGGGAGCAATTACCCTTCAGTGTTGCATCAATGATCTGTAGAAACACAATCCAATGTTACCTATATTGCAGGTCACTAAGCTAAATCATTAAACCACATTGCcattttaacattaacattggTTAGAACGGGTCTCATTATAACTTACCTCGTTGTTTTTCAGAGACATGAAGTAGTAGTGGATGTTCTTATTGCGAGCATATTCTTTCACCCTTGTTTTAAACTCCTTGTGGTCTAATACCTCCCCGCAGTATTCCAGCACAAAagtgtttctgaaataaaaaagaaaacaaaatctaaCATCTCAAACCTTTAAGAATATCAATCAACTGAATCAGAAAGCCCAACTCCGGTGACACATTGGCTTTCAGACAGTGTTTCAGTAATTCACAAAAAtagcacacattttctctttggAATATCTTATTGAGGTAGTCTGTGCACATCATGGAAATGCAAAATTACCTTAATAATTAATAACCTTgttaatatataattatttaaaatgctaCCAAAACCTTTTTAACTGTCATACTGAAAGCTATGAAGAGTCTTACGCAATCAGCTCCTTAGCTGCCCTGAGTCCCCATCCCTTGTCTTCTGTGAGGATAACATCGAAATCTGCatgttgtttcatttgaaaGCGTCGATTAGAGCAGTAGACTCCATTCAGGCACCTTGAAGAgctgaaaaaataaagttaaaaatattgtGAACTTGTAAATAATAACATCCCTTTTTATaaaaattgtttttataataataagagattaaaaatctttaatcttttagacttttttaaatgtggatgATAATCAGCATAATAAATATTGACACAAATTCAAGCTGCTATTATGCACACAATTACCAGTAAGCATATTCTGGTGCAGCTTTCATGTTGCTAAAGAATGAAAATTATTTCAAGACTAGATGATCACCATTTGAACAGCTTTCAACCCCTTTCTCCATTACagcctggctcagactgcaagataatcgggccgatttgaggtTTCCCCCTCTCAAGACAATCATGGGGTGTTCCCAACCTGAGGCTGCTCCGAACCAATTATCTCCCCAGATTGCCTTGTAGTACGAGTGATATAAAGATCAAATCTTAACATCCCTGATCTGCTAGAAGATGCCCGGATTTATATCAAATAGAtttgatatttaggatttaaaattTTGACTATAACATCACTCAAGGGTCTGAAAGAAGCCGTGTGACTAAAATAACGTCGAGAGACAAGGGAGAACAGTAAGAGGTTTCCTGCACAAAGCATTTTAATTGCAATTGAACGACCAGCTCCGTTGTTTACATGAGGTCCAGTGAAGTGGTGCGTTCCTCTGCCGACATGATAATCTTAGTAATGCCTGTAGTATGTGATGTGCCATTGTTTCATAACTTGTAGTGTTTGCATGCTTGAGTTTATAGAGAAGAGTATCCGTAAAGAATCTCCTTATTCGTGTGATGCTACCCTATTTCAAAATCGGTTATGCTTTTAAAACTCTGAGCCAGGTTTAACTGTGCATGGTTTTCTGGAAAACcttacaaagtgttttttttttttttttttttttttttttttaaagacagtgtTCTTACAGTTTCTCAGTATTATCTATAACATTCAACTCACCACTCAATCATCAGCAACCGGTTCAAGCAGTCTTCTCCACATGCAAATACTCCTCTTGAACGCTCCTCTCTGGGCAGAACTGGGCACTCGCATTGCATTCTCTTTATATCTCGATGAGACTTGCTCTTCTTTCTACAAAAGAAATGTATGACTTTTATGCTCCAGCTTGAAACTaacgtaaaaaataaaatgatttgctTCAGCTTCAGCAACACCTTACCTCTCAGTCAGGTACAGGTTCTCTTCAATCAAGTCAAAGTAAGGGGGCATCTTCTTAGTCTTGGAATAGTCTTTCCATTTATTGGAGTCTTTAAAGTCTTGCAGAGTGAGTGTTGGACGCTGCACTTCCACTTTGAAAGGACTTTCCTTGGTGACATCAGTATCTCCAAGACACTCTCTCTTGCCAGCAGGCCCAGCCTCTGCCTCGTTGTCTGAATCTGACTCAATCTCTGGACGCCTTTTCTTGGGAGGTCCGCGGCCTCTATGAGGTCTGAAAAAGTCTTCTCTCGGAGGGTCAGGCACTGCAGAGCCTCTGCTGTTGCTGCTTATTTCATGGCCTTGAACAAAGCTTGATGACCCTGGAGTGTTCAGTCCACTGCATTCAACAGCTGTTTCAGTAAGATTTGACAGTTTATCTGCGCTGTAATCGTCATGGTCATTGGTTAGGGAGTCAGGGTGGATTTCACATGCAGGTTCCTGATGAACAAGGAGGTAGGGTTTTCGGCTAATATGCATATTTGTGGATTCTTGGTTCCAGGAGGGATTACTCTGAATGTACCCATGCTCCTCGGGAGAGGTTCCTGTCGGTTTAGTGTTAGGTAACTGAGGCCCATGACTGCTATCAGGCTGCTGGTATGTACTACTGGGCTGTTCCGATTGTGAAAAATCCCAACCTAGGTTAAATCC from Labrus mixtus chromosome 11, fLabMix1.1, whole genome shotgun sequence includes the following:
- the setd2 gene encoding histone-lysine N-methyltransferase SETD2 isoform X1; this translates as MDTLLKSEIREEGSGASVKVEGLSKAALIKSLSPRVMLSNHLLPKGTKMKVNLEDQGRQKVSFSFAQTKKPLQSLFFIPASPDKSVAEPHLALSQLTSDEEGQSTTEQTPMVPTSTAETPSQTPVSSATKMKTDLSKMHFKKQILSVSVTEEKPTSAVPDEPHSSDLMVLQKSTILSATEFPTPQPQNAISVCPSENAKIETSEARVTASLKKPVASSGKDVESSSSAEQDGKVYNRTTRSQSDSAPPGSESDGDSVQMSSSRRSVDSKSKTNSESRSKEVKKSSSGSYVEEKEKSSSKRSENHERSSSYSKSDRDSRHTSSRSSRSDKDRRRSRSRSRSRSRGSRTSSSHSRSERSRGDRGSRSDRSYYHDSDRRSYRSSPRRERRRSRSRDKIRDSSDSEDDHRKTRTRTSESSRSSVHASSYKESKSSSYTKSEKASKSSDSPHFSELDKKSHSSKSERTSKRLSDSDSQRKCSPDLDSSYRKSSLHNKSETNSKSSSSSTHTHSQSYEKRQKSSSSDSEADHRGKPQASDKSSGSEEKSTNYQKNNNRSELKQITPSRSSMKSSGNDRQSSDTFQSPDKAPSKENPPELCFLIEKEKVDSQPGGNEHSNQDSIDIISCTDKSLQELSSERNETKAGHEVETDNASAISPSESLKHVNASLENLTNVKESLSSNNLSHVKSFAAVLNSSSSNESVICSQGKEDVDCSPQSLLETQDVQQNTESEIDELKTATVINQQCGTIVPLCSDTSCPDSENQLTLAQQNTDTVKKSISSNKKSRWDIVGQDTSENDNLQRTLCAESKPKKVVSVKKIEVSKDNSQQDSEVKDINQQEAETHSKPGRQMGISKQDFFSVTEKYKDQSEPSQASTSADQCDLKQRDSQQTNTDKPLHINDPSQTLIASKMQSWNGDGHEEASKISAHKSKLSKRAPLNQDTLGQSEASDSDNSEYDSDCGEAVKRLHSVVVVPKNSSLTMDAQDTGASPCTPRNSSELQNANITADLDISEVPKQRQEGPCAGVNNSCNNTMLCQSQSNMIDSTSHSEGSSSIRVQPCTAGQIVAHGNTTDLAQNLENLRQYEDGHTQHTVRSRGERMFSHYQHDDFSSADNINDRNGFNLGWDFSQSEQPSSTYQQPDSSHGPQLPNTKPTGTSPEEHGYIQSNPSWNQESTNMHISRKPYLLVHQEPACEIHPDSLTNDHDDYSADKLSNLTETAVECSGLNTPGSSSFVQGHEISSNSRGSAVPDPPREDFFRPHRGRGPPKKRRPEIESDSDNEAEAGPAGKRECLGDTDVTKESPFKVEVQRPTLTLQDFKDSNKWKDYSKTKKMPPYFDLIEENLYLTERKKSKSHRDIKRMQCECPVLPREERSRGVFACGEDCLNRLLMIECSSRCLNGVYCSNRRFQMKQHADFDVILTEDKGWGLRAAKELIANTFVLEYCGEVLDHKEFKTRVKEYARNKNIHYYFMSLKNNEIIDATLKGNCSRFMNHSCEPNCETQKWTVNGQLRVGFFTTKAVAAGTELTFDYQFQRYGKEAQKCFCGAASCRGFLGGENRVSVRAAGGKMKKDRSRKSALTTVDEELEALLENGEGLYDEKQVVSLCRLMVRVETMEQKLICLKLIQDTQNPTCLKQFLDHHGLSLLWIFMVEISEAKGNSANNNKLQLEIMKTLAVLPISTKNMLEESRVLTFIQRWAQTKSHSQPTEMDGYSSENTSRAQTPLNTPDGSSKLGTEMEGDSSKPAVYRRLKIISENSLDSALSDASKASDGKEEDEDDDDEEEDESSHDGKQVKADPGCAAEDPEKASMEETVKEEKQEEAVTNSSTPHQPQTDEDEEKMEVDSEKETEVQEDTSEGQTEELEGHKEPSEEQESQEEQTSQVVTEKAELEEEQPDVKVQEPESEFVKTDVTDPPPEQPQESEEAQANTQETENPPPPPPPPPPPPPPVSEVKPAESILEAAPNSDTTEVSMPSEITAPPVDPPVIGTPSQDEEEGVSDVESDRSQETQLSALDISGMAARLLDSWKDLKEVYRIPKKSQVEKEANDRSRDRDTALTPRRASGSRERERERDKERERDRDRDYDRDRERDWERERDRERDKDRERDRDRERDRDRDRDRDRDRDRDRDRDRDRDRDRDRDRGSDKTPRSTERRRRRSASPPPSSYERSRRTEERFDPSNNKTPRGVGGKERNKLSTEERRKLFEQEVAQREAQKQQQLQQQQQQQQLQTLAYDPALAYVSSPGFITYPPGYPIQTFVDPSNPNAGKVLLPTPAVDPSINYEQTPPQRLISDLGLTSPSPTSQTAPVPTLSQHITTTNLTAGDPQQYAQPAVGTQDAGVAVLSVPAQAATQSYTTLWDPSTQQAVTVQTQPAQQYATAPPQAQTQTAIYYQGQPCQTIYSIPTAYPQANTPVIQAYTEPTASYLHGQPVYPGHQQGVVVQQGGTVTTIVTSQTVQQEMIVPNNVIDLPPPSPPKPKTIVLPPNWKVARDPEGKIYYYHIVTRQTQWDPPTWEGSSDNTSVDHESEMDLGTPTYDENPSKFSTKTAEADTSSELAKKSKETFRKEMSQFIVTCLNPYRKPDCKLGRIVNTEDFKHLARKLTHGVMNKELKACTNPEDLECNENVKHKTKEYIKKYMQRFGSVYRPKEDTEVY